AGATTGCGCAGCGTAAAAAGATTATCATTGATGAACATTCAGGAAAAATCTTGGTTGATGACGATATGGTAAACGAAGAAAATGAGAAAATGAAAGACATTATTAAATTTTAATAAAGTTTTCAACATAAAAAAACCGGTTTGATATTTTTCAAACCGGTTTTTTTAGGTGTTAATTTTAAGTCATTTTTACTGCAGTTAAAAAGTCTTTTATTCTTTTCATGGCTTCCCGCAACTCATGTTCTGAAGCAGCGTATGAAAATCGAATACAATTTGGATTACCAAAAGAAACGCCACCAACGGTTCCTACCTGTGCATGCTCCAACAGAAACATTGAGAAATCATCTGCATTATTAATTTTAGTTCCATTTAAAGTTTTCCCTTTGTAAAAAGAAATATCAGGAAAGAAGTAAAAAGCAGCTTTCGGATAATTGATATTAAATCCTGGAATATCCTTCATCAAGTCATAAACAATATCCCTTCTTTTTTTAAATTCTTCCACCATAAATCGATATTCACTTGGGTCAGTCTGCAGAGCAGTAACCGAGGCTTTTTGCGCCATCGAATTTGCACCACTTGTCATTTGCCCCTGAATCTTCTCACACGCTTTTGCCAGCCATGTTGGACACGCAGAATAACCAATGCGCCACCCAGTCATTGCAAAAGCTTTCGACATTCCATTAATCACAGCAGTTTGTTCATACACTTGAGGAAACTCTGCAATGGACGTATGTTGACCCTCATAATTAATAAATTCATAGATCTCATCGGAGATAATGGTGATCTGAGGATATTTAGCAATTACATTCGCAATCGCTTCTAACTCTGCCCGCGTATAATAACTTCCGGAAGGATTGCAGGGGGAACTATAAAGCAAGGCCTTTGTTTTAGGCGTAATTGCTTTTTCTAATTGCGCTGCGGTCATTTTAAACTCGGTGTCGATGGAAGTTTCAATAAATACGGAAGTTCCATCCATCATTTTTACCATTTCGTCATAACTCACCCAATACGGTGCGGGTAAAATCACCTCGTCGCCTTTATTAATAATGGAGGCCAGAACGTTAATGATTGCCTGTTTCGCGCCATTAGAAACACAAATTTGAGACGCATTATATTCAAGATTATTATCTCTTTTTAATTTACCACATATTGCTTCCCTTAAATCCAAAAATCCTGGAACAGGAGAGTAGTGACTGAAATTTTTATTGATGGCCTCAAATGCTGCTTCTTTGATATTGTTGGGCACGTCGAAATCGGGTTCGCCTAGAGTTAAACTGATAACATCGATGCCGGCAGCTTTCATTTCACGCACTTTATTACTCATCACAAAAGTCTGCGAAAAACTCAGTCTGTTTAACCGATCAGAATATTTTTCCATAATTATTTTTAAGTGAATCAAAGATAATTTTTTACTTTGAACCTGCAAAAACAAATAGGAAGTGAAATCGTTTCTTTACTTTTGTGAAAAATATGTCTAAAATGTCTGTTGAATTAATCGAAAAATATTTTCCAAACCTTTCTGACCATCAGAAAAAACAATTTGCTGATCTAAATGATTTATATAAAGAGTGGAACGAAAAAATCAATGTGATTTCCCGCAAAGATATGGAGTCCCTATATGAGAAGCACATTCTTCATTCATTAGGAATCGCAAAGATCATGGAGTTTGCACCAGGAACAAAAGTACTGGATATTGGAACGGGCGGCGGTTTTCCCGGTATTCCTTTAGCAATCTTATTTCCAGAAGTTCATTTTACATTAGTTGATTCGATCGGTAAAAAAATTTCGGTGGTTAAAGAGGTTTCGGAAGGAATTGGTTTGAAAAATGTAAAGGCCATACATGCACGTGCAGAAGACATTAAAGATCAGTTTCACTTTGTCGTAAGTCGTGCTGTGACTCAAATGCCGGTATTTCTTCGTTGGTTACGCGGTAAATTTGCCAAAGATCAGTTTAATCCAAAACACAATGGCGTTCTCTATTTAAAAGGTGGTGATTTAGCTGAGGAACTTTATGGATTAAAAGCCGAGTTATTTCCCCTAAAAAATTATTTCGAAAGTGAATTTTTTGAGACCAAAAAAGTAGTATATTTATCTAAAGGAAATTTTAATTCCTAATTCTTTGTACTAAAGGAATAATTAATGTCGTTTTAATAAAAAATAGAGCATTATGAAGAATATTTTAAAATTTTGTCTTTCATTATTAATGACGATGATGATTTTCAGTTGTAACGACCGTGAAGAAGGTGACCTGATTATTGGTACTGACCGCATAAAAATTGACAGCGTTAAAATTGCGCAAGATTCTATGGACGTGCTAACCACGCAGACTATAAAAACTTATTCCAATTACAGTGGCAATTGCGAAGGATTTTACGGCTATGATTATGTTCATAAAAATGACTTGACAAGGGAGGTTACTTCCTATAATTTTAAAACCGATGCGGCATGTACCGAAATTGTAACCCGCGCTTCACTCATCAATTTTCGTCCGCAACAAGCTGGTGATTATATTTTTAAATTTTGGAATGGTCTAAATTCCTCCGGAGAAGATATTTGGATCGAAAAAACAATTAAGGTTCAATAAGCGAACTTCTATATTTTTAAGGGTTTTCATAAAGCATCGAAAAATCGAATTTTTTTTGATGCTTTTTCATTTAAAATTTCCTATTTTTCATTTTTAAATATTTTAATGATAATCAAGTGTATGAGCACTTGTTTACCTAATTATTTTCTTTAATAAAAATCATTAAATTTAAAAAGCAAAATATCGATCGATGAAATTTTTAAATAAAATAGTAACTGAACTTCTTGCACAAAATTCAGATTTAGGAACATTTAATATTGTACTTCCGGGAAAAAGGCCCGTCGTTTTTATTAAAAGAATATTGCAGGAGAAAAACTATTCGGGAATGTTGCCCAATTTTTTTACAGTTGAAGATTTAATTAAAGATATCTCAGATAAACAGCCGGTTCAGGGAATTGCATTGTGGCTTTTTGCTTTTGAAGTTTATAGGGAAATTCAGCCTTCCGAAGATTTTTCTAATTTCTTAAAATGGTTCCCAACCTTACTAAAAGATTGGGATGATATCTTGAAATTTTCGGATTCTGACAAAGCTGTTTTAGAGTATATGTTTGATGAAGAACGCATAAAAAACTGGTCAGAGAATTTAGGCGATGACGAAAAACCTTTAAAGAAATTTCTTAATTTCTGGCAGAAAATGAATTTATTTTTGCCGATCCTGAAGCAAAAATTAACTGAAAATAATTGGGCTACTTCAGGAATGATTCATGAAGCTGCAAAAAATAAAATTGAAGAATACGCCAAAAACACAACTGGTAAATTTGTTTTTTGTGGATTTAATGCCTTTACTCCTGTAGAGGAAAAACTGGTAAGAAATCTAATGCAGTGGGATAAAGCGCAATGCTTCTTCCAGGCAGACGAATACTACATCAATGATGAAAGACAGGAAGCCGGAAAGTTTTTACGCAGTATAAAAACCTGGAAAGAATTTAATGAAAGCCGAAATTTTAAGTGGATTGAAGATGATTTTTCCCAACCCAAAAAAATTAAAGTTTACGAAGTTTCCGGAAATATAACCCAGGCAAAAGTTTTACCGGAAATCTTTGACGAAATAAGCGAAGAAAATCTTTCAAAAACCGCGGTGGTTTTATTAGATGAAAATCTGCTTCCAACTTGCCTGGATTCGATGAGTAGAGTAGAGCATCTTAATATTACCATGGGTTTCCCTTTAAAAAATTTGGGTTTCAGTAATGCGATGAAACAGCTTTTCTATCTGCAGAAACAATTAGAGAAGAAAGATTCTTCCTATTATTATAATGATGTGCTTTCCGTTTTAGAAGAACTTCCTAATGAGGAAAGTGATCAGAAAATCATTCGGGATTTTAAAGCTAAAATTGAAGAAAGAAATATCGTTTATATTTCAAAAAAGCAGTTCAAAGAATTTTTGTGGGAACTTTCTTATTTTAAATTATTTGAAAAGCCCACATCTATTAAGGAATTTATTGATTTGATGATTTCCTTCTGTTATCAGCTAAAATTCCGGGATCTGGATGATATTTTATATGAAAACATTTCCCATTTCGAGAAGAGTTTTAAAATAATCAAAAATCAGCTTACACCTTACACCTTCGAAGTAAAAATGGAAACGCTGGAGGTTTTAATCAATCAACTGGTGAGTTCTGAAACCATTGATTTTCAGGGAGAACCACTTCAGGGTTTACAAGTGATGGGACTTCTGGAAACTCGATTACTCAACTTTGAGAATATTATTTTACTCTCTGCAAATGAGGGAAAACTTCCGCTCGGAAATTCTCAGAATACGTATCTCCCTTTTGATGTACGCCAGCATTTTCACCTTCATACCTTTTTAGAAAATGACAGTATTTATGCCTACCATTTTTACCGTTTAATTCAAGATGCGGAAAATGTTCATTTGCTTTTTAACGCTTTAAGTTCCGGTGTGAATACTGGGGAAAAAAGTCGTTTTATCACCCAAATTGAAATTGAGGATCAACATCACGAAATCGAACATGTTATTATTGAAAATTCGTCGGAACCCATTAATAAACAGTTAATTCAGATTGAAAAAACGCCTGCAGTTCTGCAAAAACTGGAAGACTGGAAAAAAAGAGTTTCTCCATCTCATCTGACTTCATTTATCTACAATCCGATCGATTTCTATTTGACTAAAATTTTAGGAACGAGGGAAACGAGCGAAATGGAGGAGGAGCTTTCCCAAAGGAGCTATGGTAATCTTGTTCATTACGCACTTCAAATTATATATGAAAAACATCTTGGTAAAAAATTATCCTGTAATGATTTAGAGTTTTCAGATAAAGAATTGATTGAAGTGTTAAATCAGGCAATTGTGAAGCTAAATCATCAAACGGATTTCTATGAAAAAGGGATGAATTACATTCATAAATCGATTGCAGAAAGGGTAGTACGTACTATTTTGGAAGTAGATAAACAATTAATTGCGGATGGAAACACATTAGAAATTTTAAGTGTTGAAGGAAATTTTGAAAACATTGATTATTATTTCAATGAAGACAAAACCGATAAAGTTTCTTTCTATGGATTTATTGATCGAATTGACCGACTGAATGGAAAACTC
This DNA window, taken from Kaistella carnis, encodes the following:
- a CDS encoding pyridoxal phosphate-dependent aminotransferase, with protein sequence MEKYSDRLNRLSFSQTFVMSNKVREMKAAGIDVISLTLGEPDFDVPNNIKEAAFEAINKNFSHYSPVPGFLDLREAICGKLKRDNNLEYNASQICVSNGAKQAIINVLASIINKGDEVILPAPYWVSYDEMVKMMDGTSVFIETSIDTEFKMTAAQLEKAITPKTKALLYSSPCNPSGSYYTRAELEAIANVIAKYPQITIISDEIYEFINYEGQHTSIAEFPQVYEQTAVINGMSKAFAMTGWRIGYSACPTWLAKACEKIQGQMTSGANSMAQKASVTALQTDPSEYRFMVEEFKKRRDIVYDLMKDIPGFNINYPKAAFYFFPDISFYKGKTLNGTKINNADDFSMFLLEHAQVGTVGGVSFGNPNCIRFSYAASEHELREAMKRIKDFLTAVKMT
- a CDS encoding PD-(D/E)XK nuclease family protein, translating into MKFLNKIVTELLAQNSDLGTFNIVLPGKRPVVFIKRILQEKNYSGMLPNFFTVEDLIKDISDKQPVQGIALWLFAFEVYREIQPSEDFSNFLKWFPTLLKDWDDILKFSDSDKAVLEYMFDEERIKNWSENLGDDEKPLKKFLNFWQKMNLFLPILKQKLTENNWATSGMIHEAAKNKIEEYAKNTTGKFVFCGFNAFTPVEEKLVRNLMQWDKAQCFFQADEYYINDERQEAGKFLRSIKTWKEFNESRNFKWIEDDFSQPKKIKVYEVSGNITQAKVLPEIFDEISEENLSKTAVVLLDENLLPTCLDSMSRVEHLNITMGFPLKNLGFSNAMKQLFYLQKQLEKKDSSYYYNDVLSVLEELPNEESDQKIIRDFKAKIEERNIVYISKKQFKEFLWELSYFKLFEKPTSIKEFIDLMISFCYQLKFRDLDDILYENISHFEKSFKIIKNQLTPYTFEVKMETLEVLINQLVSSETIDFQGEPLQGLQVMGLLETRLLNFENIILLSANEGKLPLGNSQNTYLPFDVRQHFHLHTFLENDSIYAYHFYRLIQDAENVHLLFNALSSGVNTGEKSRFITQIEIEDQHHEIEHVIIENSSEPINKQLIQIEKTPAVLQKLEDWKKRVSPSHLTSFIYNPIDFYLTKILGTRETSEMEEELSQRSYGNLVHYALQIIYEKHLGKKLSCNDLEFSDKELIEVLNQAIVKLNHQTDFYEKGMNYIHKSIAERVVRTILEVDKQLIADGNTLEILSVEGNFENIDYYFNEDKTDKVSFYGFIDRIDRLNGKLRIIDYKTAKTKNLSIKEAKKEEEEEKLEQLFFKDDYKQAMQLCVYAYAVLNDTKYPDNFVQCGIWSFAEANKGVQNLQIFGEQEISSPLLNDPMKWIKNVIEEILNPANDFVEEVKQSW
- the rsmG gene encoding 16S rRNA (guanine(527)-N(7))-methyltransferase RsmG codes for the protein MSVELIEKYFPNLSDHQKKQFADLNDLYKEWNEKINVISRKDMESLYEKHILHSLGIAKIMEFAPGTKVLDIGTGGGFPGIPLAILFPEVHFTLVDSIGKKISVVKEVSEGIGLKNVKAIHARAEDIKDQFHFVVSRAVTQMPVFLRWLRGKFAKDQFNPKHNGVLYLKGGDLAEELYGLKAELFPLKNYFESEFFETKKVVYLSKGNFNS